One Bacillota bacterium genomic window, TAATGGATAAAATTGGATTTGTGATAAACATTGAAGCAAGAGGAACTGAAGGCGCAGCTTATATGTTTGAAACTAGCAGAAACAATGAATTAGTCATTGATTTTTATCGTAATGCAAATTTGCCTGTAACGTACAGTGTTGCGACTGCAGTTTATGCTGTCATGCCTAATTCAACGGATTTTAGTGAGTTTTTAAAAGCAGATAAACAAGGTGCGAATTTTGCAGTATTGGATGGGTTTTATAATTACCATACCCCACTTGATAACTATACAAATATTAGTTTAACAAGCATTCAACATTATGGGGAACAAATCATACCGCTTGTCAGTGAATTTACATCTAATACTATCTATTCAGATGTAAATTATTTTGTTGGAACTCAAGATCAAGTATTCTTTACAATCCTTCCAAACGTATTAATTGCTTATACAGACACATTTGGAACCGTTATGAATATCATTTTAATCGTCGCTTTTATTGCTTTAATTGTAGTATTACAAAAGAAAAAACAAATAATACCTATGAAAATCCTTAAATACACTGGTGTCATTTTCCTCTTCATTGTAGTAGCAGTAATCATTGGACTAGTAGTAAGTCAAATTGCTGCATTTTTAGGGAAAACAACTTGGAATGTCACATACGTTAGAATGCAAGGTACCGAAATTCCAACTTTACTTTCAATGGTTGGGGTCATCACACTTTTTGCTTTTATATTCAAAAAGAAATATGTTTTAAAAGAAGATAAAATGGCTTTCATGCTTGCAGGAATTGGAATAAATTTAGTATTTGCGCTACTTACTGGACTTGTATTAAGTGGAGCTTCTTTCTTATTCTTTGTGCCAGCGTTATTTGGTTTGATATCATTGTACGTGCTTTCATTTGTTAAAAATAGGACTTTAAATACCATTACGTTAAGTCAAAATATTATTTGGAATATATTAATTTTTGTACCATTACTTTACTCTTTATTTTTAGCACTTACAATAGGAGGATTGCTTGCTTTATTATTGCTTTTAGTGATTGCACTAAGCGTCGTGATTCCTTCTGTATTTATCCAACTTAATCTTTAATATTATATTTTTCTATTTTTAAAAAATACATTTGTAGAGGTCTAAAAGAGAAAGATTGAATTTCTTTTAGACTTCTATTTTTTGAATAAATTTTTATAATAAAAAGGATTCATTTATTTCTTTATCTCGCAAA contains:
- a CDS encoding M28 family peptidase encodes the protein MKKTNLVITIIVVSISLFLSLFVLFTPIPQNSETEFSAVKAAEYISVLSNDPHSVLDEEAHEEVRLYIKNQLIEFVGVSNVEEMNYTKEELGEDTDYGIQNLLATIPGNSETGILLVAHYDSRGNIGRDGELGRSYGAADDGYGLAVLLEVARLFADQTLENSIYILVTDAEEVGLYGAVMAAQEQELMDKIGFVINIEARGTEGAAYMFETSRNNELVIDFYRNANLPVTYSVATAVYAVMPNSTDFSEFLKADKQGANFAVLDGFYNYHTPLDNYTNISLTSIQHYGEQIIPLVSEFTSNTIYSDVNYFVGTQDQVFFTILPNVLIAYTDTFGTVMNIILIVAFIALIVVLQKKKQIIPMKILKYTGVIFLFIVVAVIIGLVVSQIAAFLGKTTWNVTYVRMQGTEIPTLLSMVGVITLFAFIFKKKYVLKEDKMAFMLAGIGINLVFALLTGLVLSGASFLFFVPALFGLISLYVLSFVKNRTLNTITLSQNIIWNILIFVPLLYSLFLALTIGGLLALLLLLVIALSVVIPSVFIQLNL